The following coding sequences are from one Candidatus Neomarinimicrobiota bacterium window:
- the rfbD gene encoding dTDP-4-dehydrorhamnose reductase, which produces MHVMITGINGLLSQNLVQEFSPDHKISGIDLQPGIYPSDQNIGVAQLDLTEPTELVRYVHGITPDVIIHTAAYTNVDRAETERELAFAVNAKVPGVLATLSRELDIPMIHISTDYVFNGNKGPYTENESCDPRGCYAESKYAGEQAALEAGGQVAVVRPNVMYGHGIQLKSSFVNWLIGELQQGRPVNIVDDQYNNPTYARRLATVIHQIVDKKAWDIWHFGSKEVLSRYTFAMKIAHTFGLPSALINAISTVELNQAAPRPLKSGLICKKIEQELDIPILSISEELDLLKEEMNAS; this is translated from the coding sequence ATGCATGTGATGATCACCGGCATTAACGGTCTGCTCAGTCAAAACCTGGTGCAGGAATTTTCACCTGATCATAAGATCAGTGGTATTGATCTGCAACCGGGTATCTATCCATCAGATCAAAATATTGGTGTGGCCCAATTGGATTTGACAGAACCAACTGAATTGGTCAGATATGTCCATGGAATTACCCCTGATGTGATCATTCATACTGCTGCTTATACAAATGTAGATCGTGCAGAAACAGAGCGGGAATTGGCTTTTGCGGTGAATGCAAAGGTACCGGGAGTATTGGCAACACTTTCCCGTGAGTTGGATATTCCCATGATCCACATTTCCACCGATTACGTGTTTAACGGAAACAAGGGTCCTTATACTGAAAATGAAAGCTGCGATCCGCGCGGTTGTTATGCTGAATCCAAGTATGCCGGTGAGCAGGCTGCCCTTGAGGCAGGTGGTCAGGTGGCAGTCGTTAGACCAAATGTGATGTATGGTCATGGTATTCAGTTAAAGAGCAGTTTTGTGAACTGGTTGATCGGTGAGTTACAACAGGGGAGACCCGTAAATATTGTCGATGATCAATATAATAACCCGACCTATGCCAGACGATTGGCCACTGTGATCCATCAGATTGTGGATAAAAAGGCCTGGGATATTTGGCACTTTGGATCCAAAGAGGTTCTTTCGCGTTATACTTTTGCGATGAAGATCGCTCATACTTTTGGGTTGCCCTCAGCCTTAATTAATGCAATTTCGACGGTCGAACTGAATCAGGCTGCACCACGACCCTTAAAAAGTGGTTTGATCTGTAAAAAAATAGAGCAGGAGTTGGATATACCCATCTTGAGCATAAGCGAAGAGCTGGATCTTTTAAAGGAAGAAATGAATGCCTCGTAA
- a CDS encoding DUF4837 family protein, protein MKFKLLVKILAFTVIILSVLTCEKPKENAIGYDHVITVVCDEDNWEACESVLNETLGKVYKTPRTENLYTFHRIDAEDLSVNILNKNLMILTRLEVYSEVTPQVRSMLPDSTITRIREDPHGYYYQEDAYAQGQALLVVAGKSVPDLANRLRINQDQIFEFIERKMFERNTAFVYRSGEQSELAESYFEQYGYYLRMMHDYVEIENSPQKQFVWLGRDFPYRWLSVTWSTPDDSTELENQLEILLKNTFESKMGSIRLNQSVQTRESFWFQQYAATKFYGLWESKEEIKGGPFIAYGFYEPVKDRIYLLSGVIHAPQKDKIPYLRQMETIFRTFNTEVYHPE, encoded by the coding sequence ATGAAGTTCAAACTCTTAGTAAAAATACTCGCTTTCACCGTGATAATATTATCAGTATTAACGTGTGAAAAACCAAAAGAAAATGCCATAGGCTATGATCATGTGATTACCGTTGTCTGTGATGAAGATAATTGGGAAGCCTGTGAATCAGTTTTGAATGAAACTTTGGGAAAAGTTTATAAAACTCCCCGGACTGAGAACCTATATACTTTTCACCGGATCGATGCTGAAGATCTCAGCGTGAATATTTTAAATAAGAATCTGATGATTCTGACCCGTCTTGAAGTGTATAGCGAGGTAACCCCTCAAGTACGTTCCATGTTGCCGGATTCAACGATTACGCGCATCCGGGAAGACCCCCATGGTTATTATTATCAGGAAGATGCTTATGCACAGGGACAAGCGTTACTGGTGGTCGCCGGAAAATCAGTGCCTGACCTGGCTAATCGTTTGAGAATTAATCAGGATCAGATCTTCGAATTCATTGAAAGAAAGATGTTTGAGCGAAATACAGCCTTTGTATATCGATCTGGAGAACAATCTGAACTTGCTGAGAGCTATTTCGAACAATATGGCTATTATCTGCGGATGATGCATGATTATGTTGAGATCGAGAATAGTCCCCAAAAGCAATTTGTATGGCTGGGTCGGGATTTTCCATACAGGTGGTTATCTGTCACATGGTCAACGCCTGATGACTCGACTGAGCTGGAAAATCAATTGGAAATCTTGTTGAAGAACACATTTGAAAGCAAGATGGGCAGTATCAGGCTTAATCAATCTGTTCAGACCCGTGAATCATTCTGGTTTCAACAATACGCTGCCACCAAATTCTATGGCTTGTGGGAATCCAAAGAGGAGATAAAGGGTGGGCCATTTATCGCCTATGGGTTTTATGAACCGGTCAAGGACAGGATTTACTTACTGTCGGGTGTTATCCATGCTCCCCAAAAGGACAAGATTCCATATCTACGACAGATGGAAACCATTTTCCGTACATTTAACACGGAGGTTTACCATCCTGAATAA